A DNA window from Castanea sativa cultivar Marrone di Chiusa Pesio chromosome 7, ASM4071231v1 contains the following coding sequences:
- the LOC142642305 gene encoding uncharacterized protein LOC142642305 has translation MMNRPKDGGNLQVVAAEKPKHAAESNAIVEYTPPVYKEEEEDLEIKLRRIIDNVPVRVSNTSGSSAGSGSGDFHQYRQMRRKEQDRLARMDADYQIKKEVAEFNMRREERLKAAEERTAKKRAKRQKKRQRKKEKKIKVNSGAEEPPKEESSDDEGDSDIGEAEE, from the exons ATGATGAACAGACCCAAGGACGGCGGCAACCTTCAAGTGGTGGCAGCGGAGAAGCCGAAGCATGCGGCGGAGTCGAACGCGATTGTAGAATACACGCCGCCTGTTTAtaaggaggaagaggaggacCTCGAAATCAAGCTCCGGCGGATCATCGACAACGTTCCTGTCCGTGTCAGTAACACTTCCGGTAGCTCCGCTGGCTCAGGCTCCGGTGACTTCCACCAG TATCGCCAGATGAGACGAAAAGAGCAAGATCGGCTTGCTAGGATGGATGCTGACTACCAGATAAAGAAAGAAGTGGCTGAATTCAATATGAGAAGGGAGGAAAGACTGAAAGCTGCTGAGGAACGTACCGCAAAGAAGCGTGCAAAACGtcaaaagaaaaggcaaaggaaaaaggagaagaaaataaaagtaaattcaGGAGCAGAAGAGCCTCCGAAAGAAgagtcttcagatgatgaagGGGACTCTGATATCGGGGAGGCAGAAGAATGA
- the LOC142642121 gene encoding reticulon-like protein B11 gives MVESNPPRRRLNVHQALGGGSVADVILWKKWYGGVVVLMSTSTLWFLFERAGYNLVSFVANVLFLLVVILFFWAKSASLLNRPLPPIPDLEISDESVVKAADAMQIWINSALSIAHDIALGQNLKLFLKVAVGLWVISYIGSLINFLTLVYIGVILSLSVPVVYDKFQDHIDEKLCVIHRILQTQYRKIDDNILKKIPFPSNKQKKIQ, from the exons ATGGTAGAATCCAATCCTCCTCGTCGTCGCTTAAACGTTCATCAAGCTCTCGGCGGTGGCTCAG TTGCCGATGTGATACTATGGAAGAAATGGTACGGTGGGGTTGTGGTGTTAATGTCAACGTCGACCTTGTGGTTCCTCTTCGAACGAGCTGGCTATAACCTTGTGTCCTTTGTGGCTAATGTTCTTTTCCTTCTTGTTGTCATTCTCTTTTTCTGGGCCAAATCTGCTTCTCTTCTCAATAG GCCTCTGCCTCCCATTCCCGATCTGGAAATTTCTGATGAGTCTGTTGTGAAGGCTGCTGATGCAATGCAAATATGGATCAACTCGGCATTGTCAATTGCGCATGACATTGCACTTGGGCAAAATTTAAAGCTTTTCCTTAAG GTTGCTGTTGGTTTGTGGGTAATATCTTATATTGGTAGCCTCATCAACTTCCTCACTCTGGTCTATATTG GGGTTATTCTTAGTCTTTCAGTTCCTGTAGTGTATGACAAGTTCCAGGACCACATTGATGAGAAGCTGTGCGTAATTCATAGAATTTTACAGACGCAGTACAGGAAAATTGATGATAACATTCTAAAAAAGATTCCTTTtccttcaaacaaacaaaagaagatacaGTAG